The sequence AAAATTTTACTACTCACTTACAATTACTCAATTTCTTTTTCCTTAGATTTGATAAATGCAATTAGTAGTAAAATTCACAGCATTAATATTTTTATACTTCGCTACGCAGTTTGCAAATGCACAGCAATCCACTTATCAAATACTGGATGTAAATAATTTTCATTTGGGTTTATTTCAACAAGGCAGATTGGCACTAAGCGGCAACAATAACATTTATGCAGAAGCTCCGGCAGGTGGAGGAGTGGGGCCATTATCAGCCGGAATGTTATGGCTAACCGGACGAAATCAATATGGAGAATTATTGGGATATATGAGTACGTATTATAATTACGGAGCACCTGGAGTTGGCCCGACTGCCGACAGTATTTTTACTGTGGATCAGTTAAACATTTATTACGATAAGTATTATGGTGTTTGGAAGATTACTGCTGATGAAATTGAATATCATCGTCAGCATTGGTTTGAGAATAAATACGTAATGCCTCAATCAATTTCCGAATGGCCTGCTAATGGTGATGCGGATTTAAAAACTGCGGAACAACTTGCACCCTTTGCAGATAGCAATGGAAATAAATTATATGAACCGCAACTCGGAGAGTATCCTGTTATAAGAGGCGATAAATGTTTGTTTACAATGTTAAACGATTACAATCTTTTGCCCGGTGATATTCCTGGTGTAACTTCTAAATCCGAAACAGAAATACATGTTATGTTGTATGCTTATAATGAAGCACCGAATTCACTTATAGGAAATACAATTTTCTTGAATTATAAAATTATAAACCGTTCTGATTATAATGATTTGACGGAATTATATATCGGACAGTTTATAGATTTTGACCTTGGTTATTATAGTGATGATTATAATGGATGCGATAGTGCACTGAATTTATTTTATGTGTATAATGGAGATTTATTTGATGGCTTCGATACACTTAATTATGTAAATCAACTTCCGGCTTTTGGAGTTATTTCATTAAGCCATCCGCTGTTGTCATTTATGCCTGCATTTCAGGATTTTACAACCATTTCAGAGCCCGAAAATATTGAACAGGCATTCGATTATTTGCAAGCGATATATAAAGACGGTACACATTTAACCTACGGAGGCAATGGATATGGAGGCGAAACAATTACGAATTTTTATATGAACAGCCGACCAGATGATCCACTTGGTTGGAACGATACAAATGAAGGTAATCCACCAACGGATAAGAGAGGTGTGGGAGGTTTAGGTCCTTTTCAATTAATGCGTGGTGATACACTTTGTATTGAAATGGCAATGATTTTTGCAAATGATCTTAATTATATAGATAATACAACTTCAGTTAATCTCTTGTATTCATTTGCTGCGCAACTGCAAGCTATTTATGCATTTAATAATACGCAACCTTGTATTAATTCTATAAATGATACAACAATAAAAAGTTTGTATGCGCCGGATATGAATTCATTTTTATTATTTCCAAATCCTGCAACAGAATATGTGAATGTATTTGCCGGATCAATGCATGATGAAACTCTGGAAGTAGAATTATTTAATATGGCCAGACAAAAAGTATTCGCCGGCAGTTATGAAATTGCAGAGCCGAATTCAACTTTCACAATTCCATTATCCAATTTACAAAGCGGAATATATGAAGTTGTATTTTATTACGATGGTTATCCAAATACTGAACTGTTGATGGTGAAATGAAAGGAGAATGTGCAAATGTGAAAATTTGAAAATGTGCAGATGAGATGATTCGCCGATTAGATGATTAGCAGATTAGCAAATGGAAAATATACTTTGTGGTCTTTGCGTATTTTTCTTTGCGTTCTTTGCGGTTAATTTTTTCTCCAAGGGTGGCGGTCAATCATTTTTCAATGTTTAATTTCAAATTCATTTTCCTTTCACCAGAATAAACTTAACTTACTTTCCGATTCCACTATGCAAAAAGCAAAATATTATATCACCACATTTTTACTTGCAATTGCTTTTACTATTAATGCACAAGTACCCACCGGACCGGAGATAGCATGGCAGAGGTGTTATGGAACAAGTGGTTACGACTTTTTTACAGATGCGATTACTACAAGTGATGGAGGCTTTGCTGCTTATGTCGTTTATGGAGCAGCAGATGGTGATTATCTGGATACATTACAAGCGTATGGAAGATTAATGAAGTTTGATTCCGCCATGAATATAGTCTGGCAAAAAAGTGTAGCAAATCTTGCTTTTGAACAAATTCTCGAAGTAAGTGATGGTTATGTATTATGCGGAGCTACATTAGCAGATACAGGCATTGCATCGGGTAATCATGGACATGCTGATATACTACTTGTGAAAACAGATTTAAATGGAAATTTTCTTTGGAGCAAATGTTATGGGAGCAGTGGAGTAGAGACTTTTACTTCCTTTCTTGAATTAACCAATGGTGATTATCTAATTACAGGTGCCAGCTATTCTTCCGGAGGTGATATTCCATATAATCATGGAAGTGGGTTTACCACTGATGCTATTATTATAAAAACAAATAATTCGGGTGATATATACTGGGTTAAAGTAATAGGAGGAAGTGATTATGAATTTCCAATTGGTAATTCTTTAATATTAAATGATAGCGTTACTCAAATACAAATTTATGGTGCCTCTTATGACTTTGATTTTATGGATTGCGAAACGGAGGATTTGAAAAAAGAATGATAATTAATATTGATACTTCAGGGAATATACTTAAGCAAAATTGTATATCTGCAGAAGATGATTTGTTAGATTTTGGTGGAACTGTAATACATTATAAAAATAAAACTTTGGTGGGAAGTGTAGGAAATGCAAGTTCTGAATTGTACCCAGCACCATCAGGACATTTACTAAGAGAAGGGGTGATTGCTTTATTAGATACCAATCTAATTTTAAATTCTATGTACCAATATGGTGGCAGTAAAAATGATATTGCTTATAAAATTATTAATGATTCAGAAGATAATTTTTACTTGTTTGGAGTCAGTAATTCTAATGATTATGATCTACCTGAAAATTACAATGCAGGCGAAGAAGATGATTATTGGTTGTTTGCTATTGATTCTAACTTTAATTTGCTATGGAGTAAAAATTTTGGAGGATCAAACCCTAATGGAGAATATACTTATAAGGTAACACCATCACCTGGAATAATTCTTTATGCAAATAACTTTTTGTATTTCTTCGGTCAATGCCAAGTACCTGATGTTTTACCCGATTACGATATCGCTTGCGGACATATAAATCCTGATCTTGATGATGACACAGATGCTTGGTTAGTAGCATTTGATCTTTCAACTGTTAGAATTGATACCCCTATTATAAAAAATAATTTTTCTGTTTATCCCAACCCGGCAGAAAATACAATTTATGTTTTAAGTAATATGCTTGATTTCAACGCATTTACATTCGCAATATATAATACGCTTGGTCAAATACTTTTAGAAACTTCACTCATAAATAATGAAGAAAACATAATTAATATTC is a genomic window of Bacteroidota bacterium containing:
- a CDS encoding T9SS type A sorting domain-containing protein produces the protein MQLVVKFTALIFLYFATQFANAQQSTYQILDVNNFHLGLFQQGRLALSGNNNIYAEAPAGGGVGPLSAGMLWLTGRNQYGELLGYMSTYYNYGAPGVGPTADSIFTVDQLNIYYDKYYGVWKITADEIEYHRQHWFENKYVMPQSISEWPANGDADLKTAEQLAPFADSNGNKLYEPQLGEYPVIRGDKCLFTMLNDYNLLPGDIPGVTSKSETEIHVMLYAYNEAPNSLIGNTIFLNYKIINRSDYNDLTELYIGQFIDFDLGYYSDDYNGCDSALNLFYVYNGDLFDGFDTLNYVNQLPAFGVISLSHPLLSFMPAFQDFTTISEPENIEQAFDYLQAIYKDGTHLTYGGNGYGGETITNFYMNSRPDDPLGWNDTNEGNPPTDKRGVGGLGPFQLMRGDTLCIEMAMIFANDLNYIDNTTSVNLLYSFAAQLQAIYAFNNTQPCINSINDTTIKSLYAPDMNSFLLFPNPATEYVNVFAGSMHDETLEVELFNMARQKVFAGSYEIAEPNSTFTIPLSNLQSGIYEVVFYYDGYPNTELLMVK
- a CDS encoding T9SS type A sorting domain-containing protein, yielding MIINIDTSGNILKQNCISAEDDLLDFGGTVIHYKNKTLVGSVGNASSELYPAPSGHLLREGVIALLDTNLILNSMYQYGGSKNDIAYKIINDSEDNFYLFGVSNSNDYDLPENYNAGEEDDYWLFAIDSNFNLLWSKNFGGSNPNGEYTYKVTPSPGIILYANNFLYFFGQCQVPDVLPDYDIACGHINPDLDDDTDAWLVAFDLSTVRIDTPIIKNNFSVYPNPAENTIYVLSNMLDFNAFTFAIYNTLGQILLETSLINNEENIINIQTLPSGLYVAAFLKDGVIIQSEKIILQ